In Phormidium ambiguum IAM M-71, the DNA window TCAATCTTTTGGTTGTAAACAAGCTTATGGATATTCTCTCTCTAGGTTGGGTTGCTCTGTTAGTTCTGTTCACCTATTCAATCTCAATGGTAGTTTGGGCACGTAACGGTTTCTAAAAAAGTGGAAACAACTATACCTATCTACAACATTCTTGCCGTAGCAGCCCTAGTGCTTC includes these proteins:
- the petN gene encoding cytochrome b6-f complex subunit PetN, which translates into the protein MDILSLGWVALLVLFTYSISMVVWARNGF